The window CGTTCGCTATCAGATCGCCAGGGCACGCGATGTGTGCGCAGTCCATGGTGCCCAACTCGTCGTCAATGACTACTGGCAAATCGCGATCGATCTGCACTGCGATTACGTCCACTTGGGCCAGGAAGACATGGATAACGCCGATTTCCCGGCCCTGCGTCGGGCAGGCATTCGCTTTGGCCTGTCGACCCATGACGAGGCGGAGCTGGATCGGGCGCTTGAGCAGGACCCGGCCTATGTCGCACTCGGCCCTGTCTATCCCACACTGCTAAAGAAGATGAAGTGGGGGGCTCAAGGCCTGGATCGCGTGGCCGAATGGAAACGTCGCGTGGGCAAAACGCCGCTGGTCGCGATTGGCGGGCTGACGCCGGAAAGAGCATCTGCCGTCTTTACGGCTGGAGCGGACAGTGTCGCAGTCGTCACTGATATCCAACAGGCCAGTGACCCCGGAAAACGGATCGACGAATGGTTGAAGGTTTGCGAGTCATGAGCCGCTATGCCCGCCAGATGAAGCTGCCTGAAGTGGGCAGTGAAGGCCAGGCCAGGCTCTGTCGGTCGCATGTCGCCGTCGTAGGCGCCGGCGGCCTTGGTTGTCCTGTATTGCAATACCTCGCCGGTGCCGGTGTCGGACAGATAACGCTGCTGGATCCCGACATCGTGGAAGAGAGCAATCTGCACCGCCAGCCACTCTACCGGATGGACGACATCGGCCGAGCCAAGGCAGACGTGGCTGCTGATTTCGTACGCTCCACCAACCCCGACGTGATGATAACGGCTCTTGCGCAACCTCTCGGTCCCACGGCGGCGCCGCAGCTTGCCACCGATGCGGATGTCGTCATCGATGCCGCAGACAGCTTCGCGGTAACGTATATCCTGTCCGATGCCTGCAGGGCCACGGGCACGCCACTCGTATCAGCCAGCGTTTTGGGGCAGTCCGGTTATGTCGGCGGCTTTTGTGGCGATGCTCCCTCGGTGCGAGCCTTATTCCCCGAATTGCCGGCTAAAGCCGGAAACTGCAGCACCGACGGTGTGTTGGGCCCAGTCGTGGGAACGATCGGTGCGTTGCAGGCACAAATGACAATTCACATACTGCTGGGCCTGAAAAGCACGGTGCTTGGCCGCATCGTAACACTTGACCTCGCCGGCTATCGCTTTGGGGGGTTCACCTTTCGTGGGACGCCAGAGCCGGAAAACAGTATTCCGTTTATCGCAGCCGCGATGCTAACGGCGGAGGATTTGGTCATCGAGCTCCGCTCAGCGACCGAAGCCCCGGAACCGTTCAGCCCCACTGCCATCCGCATTGCGCCCGAGACCGTGGTCGATCTACCCCCGTCAGCTTCCCGGCGAACTGTTCTGTGCTGCGCTTCCGGCCTGCGTGCCTCCCGGGCTGCGTCTGCACTCGCTTTGTCAGGCCACGAACACCTGGCGTTGATTGCCTCGTCTGCCTCGGCCTGAGCATGCCAGAGATCATCATCATCGGTGGAACCGACAGCAGCGGCGGCGCCGGCCTTACCCGGGACACTGCCGCGGCGCATTCCATCGGTTGCGAAGTGCTGCCAGTCGTGACCGCCGTAACCGTCCAGACGAATGGAGCACTGATTGCGACCGAGTTGATGCCGGAGGAGGTTGTCCGGCTGCAGATCAAAGCAGCTTTCGATTCCGGCGAACCCTGCTCGGTCAAGATCGGGATGCTCGGTTCCGCCAGCATCGCCAGCGTTGTCGTCGAGGCACTCGCGGACCATCAATTGCCGGTGGTGATCGACCCGGTCTTCAAGTCCAGTTCCAATGGTTGCCTGATGAGGGGCAGCCTGCCCGATCAACTTCTGCAACGCGCTACGATAATCACGCCGAATCTGCCGGAGGCGGCAACTCTCTCGAACTTGCCACAGGCTGCCACGCCGCTGGAAATTCGGCGACAAGCCGAGGCCATTCTTGCCTTGGGTCCTCAGGCGGTGCTGGTCAAGGACGGGCACGGTGATGCTCCCATTGTCTCGGACCGCCTTTTCCAAGCCAGCGGACATGACGTGTTTTGCCACAAGAGACTGAGCTTCGGCAGGCGCGGCACCGGTTGCCATCTTGCGACCGCCATTGCCTGCCATCTGACGATGCAACGCGACCTGACCAACGCCTGCGAACTGGCCATCGCTCAGGTCCATAAATGGCTCAGGAAAGTGCAGGAAAACTGACATCCCGATCCCGATACTGCCCTTGTCTTTCGCTTCTGTATGGCCATTGATCGGGCCAATGGACTCCGGCAACTGAACCCGGCAACAAAGTCCGCATATGTGGGAGGAAGCATGAAAGGTGCCCTAATCGGCTGCGGATTCTTTGCGCAGAACCAGTTGCACGCATGGCGAGATATCGAGGGGGCGGAAATTGTTGCCTTGTGCGACCGCGATGAACAACGCCTCGTACAAAGTGCCACCGATTTCAACATCGCACGGACCTACTTCGATGCAGAGGCTATGTTCAAGGATGCGGGCTTCGATTTTGTTGACATTGCGACCACTGCGCCGTCTCACAGGACGCTGGTAGAAATGGCCGCCAGAGCCGGCGTCCATATTATCTGCCAAAAGCCTTTCGCCGAAAACTTGGATGACGCCCGCGCCATGGTCTCCGCCGCTGCCGAGGCGCAGAGAACGATGATGGTTCATGAAAACTTCCGCTGGCAGTCTCCCATTCGAGCGGCGCTCTCTATTGTGCGATCTGGCCGGATCGGCACGCCATTCTTCGGTCGTTTCAGTTTCCGTTCCGGGTACGACGTTTTCACCGGCCAGCCCTATCTTGCGGAGGGAAAGCGATTCATCATCGAGGATCTCGGGATCCACATTCTCGATATCGCCCGCGCCTTCCTCGGCAATGCCGAACGTATCACCGCAACTACGAAGCGGATAAATCCCAAGATAAGGGGGGAAGATGTGGCAACGATGCTTCTCAGCCACATTGCCGGTGCAACCAGTGTCGTCGACTGTTCCTATGCCACCCGAAGAATGCCCGAGACGTTCCCCCAGACATTGCTGGAAATCGACGGAACGGAAGGCACGCTGCGACTGGACGCCGGCTATCGGCTGACGGTGCAATCAGACGGTGAGGATGTGCAGGATGTCTCCCCTCCGGTACTGCCGTGGGCGGAGAAGCCGTGGCACAATATCCAGGAGAGCGTGCTGACAATTCAGCAGCATTTCACGGATTGCATCGCTGCCGGGAGAGAACCGGAGACTTCTGGCTCCGACAACCTGCAGACGCTGGCGCTCGTGGAGGCCGCTTACCTATCCGCGGCCGAGGGCCGGACCGTAACGCTTGATGAGCTATGACAAAGTACTCCGAATTGTTCGGCACGAAAGAGCCTCCGGTGCCGCGCCGGATGTTTGCCGTGCCGCCGTGATCTTTCACACTTGAGGCCGGCGGCCTTCGCCATAACAATCTTCAAGGCTTGGAAGCTATCCGCGCAATCGCCTTCGTCGTCCGTGACCGGGACTGGGGCACACTGTACCCTAACATAGACAACGAACAGATCAGCCAAACGCCGACAGGCCTTCGGCTGACCTATGATGCAGCTTACAAAATGGTGATGGCCGGCTGGATGTGACGGTAGCGCTCACTGTCGATGCCGAGGAGATGCAACGTTCCGCTGTCGGCCGGGCGGCGGGCACGTTTGAGACCAACCGTTCAGGCTTCTCAGTACTCCACCCGATCAATGGCGTCGCGCGGCACCATATTCGCGTCGGCCACAGCGATGGCTCGAACGAGGATTTGGTGTTCTCCGAATTGATCGCCCTCTGACAACCCTTCGTCGATATTACGTCGATCTCCCACATCGCCGGAAGCAATCGCGTCACATGCACCTTCTCGGGCGACACGTTTGAAATGGAAGATCAACGCCAGTGGGGGGATGCTTCCTTCAAAGCCTACAACCGTCCTCTGGCAAAGCCTTGGCCATATCGGATCGCCGATGGTGAGTTGCTGGAGCAGACAGTCACACTGAATTGGGCTCCCTCCGGTGCTGAAGCCGTGGTAGCGGAGGCACATCCCTCAGAGAGCGAAGCGCTTTTTCCTCAAACTGCGCTGGTGATCACACCAGAGGACGCGTGGCGCCTTGCCGACCACCCAGAAGATCTGGCTGTGGTCTCACCACAGCGTCTCCTTTGTCAGCTGGATACGACGGTCGGAGACGCAACTCCGCAGTTTGCCGCGTTCGCCGCCGCGCAAGCCGCCTGCACGGACACGGAATTCGATCTCGAACTTGTCTGCCTGGGGCAGGACGATCCGTTTGTGGGAATGCCGCACATTGCATCCCTCCTTGCCGGCTCCGGCTTCAGTCCGGCCAGTATACTGATCTGTCCGTCGGTGGTTCGCAGTTCAACGCCGCCCGGATCCGACTGGACGCCCTGCGCCCCCCTGCGACCATTCATGCGGCTGCAACCAAGGCGTTTCCCGAAGTGAAGCCGGGCGGCGAAATGGTCAGCTTTTTCCCCGAACTTAATCGCAAGCGACCTCCAATTGAGATGCTGGATTTCGTAAGCCACGGACTATGGCCCATCGTCCACGCCGCCGACGACCTGTCGGTCATGGAGACGCTGGAGGCGATCCCGCACATAACCCGTTCTGCCCGCGTCAACATCGGCGACCGGGACTATCGCATCGGACCCGCCACGATCGCCATGCGCCAGAATCCGTACGGCAACCGCACCATTCCCAAACCATCAAGCAAACGCCTGTGCTTGACAGATGACGACCAGCGCCATCGCGCGCGTTTCGGAGCCAGTTATTGCATAGGCCTCGCAGCAGCCCTGGCTCCAGCCGGTGTCACCGTGTGGACACTGGCGTTCCTCTACGGTCCCCGAGGCGTCGTTGCGGAGGACGGTAGCTGGCCCGTCACCGAGGCACTGAAAGCCCTCTCCGGGCTGGCCGGACTTCCTGTTCACTCCTCCCGGATCGACCAAGGTGTCGCGAGTTTGCATGTCGGCAAAGTGGAATTGGTCGCGAACCTCACGCAGGCAAACTTGGACGGCCTGCCACCCTATGCGTGGCGCGTCGACCAACAGCTCGGTTCAACCCGGTAAAATCTTCTCTGTAAGGCCCGGATTATCAGAGATCTGCTAGTCGAATCCACGTTCCATTCGCTTGCGAGGATGCAACACACCCTTCAATGAAACGCAGCCCGTCCACCCCATCTGCTATCGTAGGATACAGGCATTCGGAAGGAACCGGCCGTCCGTCCCGTCGGGCCTGAATGGCATCGGCGGCCTCGTTGTAGATTGTGGCGAACCCTTCCAGGTATCCCTCCGGGTGGCCACCGGGAATGCGGGATACCCTGGCAGCAGCCTCTCCGGCACCGGCGCCGGCTCGTGTAAGCAGGCGTTTGGGCTCACCCAGCGGGGTGTACCAAAGGTAGTTCGGATCTTCCTGCGACCATTCCAACCCGCCCTTCTCGCCATATACACGCAAGCGTAGGGCGTTTTCGTTGCCAGGTGCAACCTGACTGCACCAGAGCATGCCCTTGGCGCCTCCCGAGAACCTCAACATGACATGTCCGTTGTCATCAACCCGTCGGCCGGGCACGAAAGCGTCCAGATCGGCAGCCAATTCCTCCACCTCAAGGCCGGTAACGAAGCATGCGAGATTGAAAGCATGGCTGCCGATATCGCCGGTAGAACCCCCGGCGCCGGAACGGGCAGGATCGGTACGCCATCCAGCTTGTTTCTGGCCGCTGGCTTCAAGATCCGCACTCAGCCAATCCTGCGCATACTCAACCTGTACCACCCGAAGCCGGCCCAGAGCACCTGTCGCGACCATCTCCCGCGCCTGCCGGATCATCGGATAGCCGGTATAATTGTGAGTGAGAATGAACAGCGCATCACTATTCGCGGCCGCCTCCGCAAGGGCCTTGGCGTCAGCAAGACTGGACGTCAGCGGCTTGTCACAAATGACATGAATGCCGCACATGAGGAAAGCCTTCGCTGCCGGGAAGTGCATGTGGTTGGGGGTGACGACAGACACAGCTTCGATACCATCGTCACGATCGGCCTCTTTCGCAGCCATTGCATCGTAGTCATCATAGATCCGGTCCGCAGCGAGCCCCAGATCCTCTCCGGACGCACGCGCCTTCTCCGGCGTCGACGACAGTGCGCCGGCGACAAGGTCGAACCGGTCGTCGATCCGCGCGGCGATGCGATGCACGCCGCCGATGAACGCATCGCGCCCGCCGCCGACCATGCCGAGACGTATCCGTTTGTTACTCATGTTCCCCTCCCCGAAATGCAACGACGCTTCCCCGCGTTATCGCCGGAAAGCGCCGTCTCCTTCATCTTTCACGGCCATCGGCTTCCCAGCCTGTACCGCGCCTTCACGTTTGCTGAAAAATCTTTCATTTTTCTTAAAATATCCCCGCCGGAGGCATCTACCCTCCGGCGCCACGCCGGGTTCCCGCGTCGCAGTGGATATTTGCGGAAAGATGATGGTCACAGGCCGAGCATCTTCCGGTTTGCCGCATCGTCCGCACCGCCGCCGGCAAAATCGTCGAAGGCGTGATCGGTGACGCGGATGATCTGGTCCTTGACGAACTGCGCGCCTTCGCGGGCCCCGTCCTCGGGGTGTTTCAGGGCGCATTCCCATTCGACCACGGCCCAGCCCGCGAAATCGTTGGCGGCCATCTTGGCGAAGATCGCCTTGAAATCGACCTGCCCGTCGCCGAGCGAGCGGAAGCGGCCCGCGCGGTCGACCCAGCTCTGGTAGCCGCCATAGACGCCCTGGCGGCCCGTTGGGTTCAGTTCCGCGTCCTTGACGTGGAACATGCGGATCCGGTCCTTGTAGATGTCGATATTGTCGAGATAGTCTAGATGCTGCAGCACGTAGTGGCTGGGATCGTACAGCATGTTGGCGCGGGCGTGGTTGTTCACGCGTTCGAGGAACATCTCGTAGGTGATGCCGTCGTGCAGGTCCTCGCCCGGGTGGATCTCGTAGCAGATGTCCACCCCGCAGGCCTCGGCATGGTCGAGGATCGGGCGCCAGCGTTTGGCGAGTTCGTCGAACGCCGCTTCCACGAGCCCTGCGGGGCGCTGCGGCCACGGGTAGACGTATGGCCAGGCCAGCGCACCCGAGAAGGAGGCCATTTCCGTCAGGCCCATCCGCTTGCTGGCGGTGAGCGCCAGTTTCACCTGCGCGACCGCCCATTCCTGCCGGGCGGCCGGGTTGCCGTGCACACTCTCGGCAGCGAAGCCGTCGAAGGCCGTGTCGTAGGCGGGGTGAACCGCAACGAGCTGGCCCTGAAGATGCGTGGACAGCTCCGTCACCTCCACGCCGTTGGCCTTCGCCGTGCCGAGGATTTCGTCGCAGTAGTCCTGCGAGTCCGCGGCTTTGGCGAGATCGAAGAGCCGGCCGTCCCAGCTCGGCAGCTGCACGCCCAGATAGCCGCAGTCGGCCGCCCACTTGGTGATGGCGTCCCAGCTGTTGAACGGGGCTTCGTCGCCTGCAAATTGGGCGAGGAAGAGGCCGGGGCCCTTGATCGTTTTCATGGCTGCATTCCCTTTCTTCAGACGTAGCGGTTGACGATATTCTCCAGCGCTTCCTGCCGTCCGGAAACCGGCTGCGGGTTGATGCCGCCCTCGACCTTCGCGGCAAGACTCTCGAGGTCCATTCCTGCCTGGATCTCGGTGCCAATGCCATCGTCCCAGCCCGCATAGCGGGCCTTGAGTGGCGTCTCCAGTGCACCGTCTTCCAGCATTGCCGCCGCCGCCTTGAGGCCGCGGGCGCAGCAATCCATGCCGCCGATGTGCCCGATCAGCAAGTCCTGCGGATCGATGGATTGGCGCCGAAGCTTGGAATCGAAATTGGTTCCGCCCGTACCGAGCCCGCCATTCTTCAGGATCTCGTAATAGGCCAGTGCCATTTCCGGCACGTTGTTCGGGAACTGGTCCGTATCCCAGCCAGACTGGTAGTCGTTGCGGTTCATGTCGATCGAACCGAGGATGCCGAGGGCACGGGCGAGGTGCAACTCGTGCTCGAAACTGTGGCCGGCGAGGATCGCGTGACCCTGCTCGATGTTCAACTTCACCTCGTTTTCCAGTCCGTGACGCTTTAGGAACCCATAGACGGTGGCGACATCGTAATCGTACTGATGTTTGGTCGGCTCCTGAGGCTTTGGCTCGATCAGGATCGTGCCCCTGAAGCCGATCTTGTGCTTGTAGTCCACGACCATGTTGAGGAAACGACCTGCTTGCGCATCCTCGCGGCCAATGTCGGTGTTGAGCAGCGTTTCGTAGCCTTCCCGTCCGCCCCAGAGGACATAGTTCTCGCCACCGAGCCGATGGGTGGCGTCGATGCACGTCTTCACCGTCGCCGCAGCAAATGCGAAGACCTCAGGGTCCGGATTTGTGGCCGCGCCGGACATGTAGCGGCGGTGAGAGAACAGGTTGGCCGTGCCCCAGAGCAGCTTCGTGCCGGTCTCCTCCATCTTCGGTCCGAAATAGTCGACAATTGCGTTCAGGTTGGATGTATTCTCGGCGAAGTCGGTGCCTTCAGGGCGGATGTCTGCATCGTGGAAGCAGAAATATGGTGCACCAAGCAGCGAGAACATCTCGAACGCCACGTCGGCCTTCCGGCGCGCGTGGTCAAGTGTGTCTCCGTACCACGGCCGTTCGAAAGTCTGGCCGCCGAACGGGTCGCCACCGGGCCAGACAAGGCTGTGCCAATAGGCGACGGCAAAACGCAGGTGTTCTTTCAACGTCTTGCCCAAGACCACTTCTTCGGGATTGTAGTGGCGATATGCAAGTTCGTTGGTGCTGTCAGGCCCTTCGTATTGGATAGGGGTGATGTCTCCAAAAAATCCGGTGGTCATCTGGGTAGTCCTTTCACGGCAGGATAGAGTGCGCGATAGCGTGCATATGCGGATTTGTAAGCCTCCGAGAGGGAAGCGACGGGATCAATGCTTGCCGCGACCGGCGGCGGCGTACAGACATCGGTGACAGAAGCGCCGGTGGCGGCGATCAGGCCAAGCCGGGCCGCCCCGAATGCGCCCCCGAAGTCACCGTCCTGCGGCACGTCAATGGGCATGTCCAGGATCGTTGCGAGCATCTTCAACCAGAGCGATGAGCGGGAACCGCCGCCGACTGCCATGAGCCGTCGCGGTGCCGCCCCGGCAGATGAAAGCGCCGCGAGGTTGTCAGCAAGCGCGAAACTTATGCCCTCGAGAACAGCCTCGGTCATCACGCCGGCGTCCGTTTCATGTCCCAAACCAACGAAAGCGCCGCGAATTTCTGCATCATTATGCGGAGTCCGTTCGCCGGCGAGGTAGGGGAGGCAAGTGAGGCCGGTCGGGCCGTTCAGTTCTGAACCCAGCCCATCGACAAGCTTCGCGGCTTCCTGGCCGACAAGACCCGAGAACCAATTGAGTGTGTCGGTCGCAGAGAGAATGACACCCATCTGGTGCCATTGTCCGGGTACGGAGTGACAGAAGGCGTGCACGGCGCTGGCCGGATCAGGCGAAAAGCGGGCGTTGGACACGAACACGACACCCGAAGTGCCAAGCGAGACAAACCCGGCATCGGGCGTGACTGTGCCCATACCGACGGCTGACGCTGCATTGTCACCACCACCACCGGCAACGACGGCTCGCTGCATCCCGAACCGACTCGCGAGATCTGGGCGCAACGTACCGGAAACTTCCGTACCTTCGACAAGGCGCGGCATGTGCGCCTCCGACAGGTCTGTCGCACCAAGCAGTTCGCTCGACCACGCACGGGCGCCAACGTCGAGCCAACTGGTGCCGGCGCTGTCTGACATGTCCGAAACGGACTCTCCCGTCAGCCAAAGACGAAGATAGTCCTTGGGTAGCAGCACACGCGCTGCCTTGGAAAAAAGCTCGGGCTCATTCGTTCTCATCCAGGCGAGTTTGGGCGCCGTGAAGCCTGGGAACACGATGTTTCCAGTAATGGACCGAAACCGTGGATCGGCGTCCAGTTCCGCCGCTTCCTTGTGGGATCGGGTGTCATTCCAGAGGATCGCAGGGCGCAGTGGCTTATCGGTAGAATCAAGAACGGTTGCTCCATGCATCTGACCGGAAAGTCCTATGCCAGCGACAGCGGCCAGCAAATTGGGGTGTTCGGTCTGCAATTCACTCAGCACGGCTTCGGCCGCCGTGATCCAGTCCCAGGGGTCCTGTTCGGACCAGCCGGGATGCGGGCGCTTCACTGCAAGAGGCGCGGTGGCAGAGGCTGCCACGACCTGATTTTCGTCGATCAGGACAGCCTTCAGGCCGGACGTCCCAAGATCGAGGCCAAGATACATCAAAGTTTGCTTTCTGTTTCAATTAGAGGCGGGATCGTATCGCGAAGGAAGATTTCCGTTCGGATTTCGGCGTCAAGCGGATCAACTGGCGTACCGTCAATCAGTGAACGGGACAGTCGAATGCAAGCATCGACCTCCCGCCGGGTGCTTTGATGGATCACGGCGTCGAACATACCTTCGCGGAGAGCCGTACGTGCCGTGCCTGTCAATTCATGCGCAATGACTTTCGGGCGGGCAGAGGTGCTGAGAAGCGCCGCAACGACGCCACGAGTGCCAGCCCCGAGGCTGTAGATTCCGGCAAGATCAGGGTGTTGCTTGAGGCATTCACCCAAGAGGCCGGCAGCGCGTTTTTCATCGTCCTGGCCTTCCAGGACCGCGACGACAGCAGAACTTGGAAATTCGTTGGACAGAACGGCCTCGAAACCGCGCAACCTGTCCTGGTGATCCCTCAACCGCAGCGAGCCTGCCAGTACGGCGATTTTGGCTCTGCTCTCACCGGCAGTAAACCGTCCCAACAGCGAGGCGGCGGCGCGACCTGCCATGGTATTTGCGATACCAATATAGTGCTTGCGGCCACTGCCTGGCAGATCAGAAATGAGCGTAAGCGTCGGGACTCCTTCGCCAGCAAGGCGTTCGATCTCCAATGAGATTTCCGGGTGATCCGTGCCCACAATCACCACGCTGTTGGTGGTTTCCGCAGAATGCTTGCGTAACGCTTCGCTCAAGGCGGCACCATCGAAGGGCGGAACACGTTCGAGTGTGATTGCCAGCCTCTCCGACAAGCCTGCCCGAGCGCGCTGTTCCACCTCCGTGCAAAGCGAATGCAGAAAGCTGCTGTCACCTTCCGGCAGGATGAACGCGATGCGATAAACCCGGCCGCTGGCCAGGTTGGCGGCGGAAATGTCGCGCACATAACCGATGTCCTGCACAACCTTCTGCACAGCTTCCACCGTGGCGGGCCTGACACCCGAGCGGTGATTCAGAACGCGATCTACAGTCGCAAGACTGAATCCCGACACCCGCGCAATATCGTGAACCGTTGGCCTTCGCATCTCTCCCCGCCGGTGGTGCTTATTATTCTAGCCACCTTGTGAGGTACGTTAGTCAAATCACTCCGGGAATGCAACCAAATTGCTCATTAACCGGGTGTCGACGTCGCATCTTCATCTCTGCCGGTGCTCCGCCGCTGTGACAGTTCAACGGCGAGATGTTCGGGAGCGAAGACCGCCGCGGGGTCGTCGATGCGGGCCATTATTAGGCGCATTGCTCGAATGCCGATCTGCCGCCGTGGAGTACGGACGGAGGTGAGGCTTGGAGACGTAAAGGCCATAAATTCCACATCGTTGAAACCGCAGATACCGAAGCGGTTGGGAACATCCAGCCCCTGTCGCTGGCAGGCAAACAGCGCGCCAAGAGCGAGGTCGTCGTTGTTGCAGAGCACCGCGTCGGCCTTCGGGTCGACCCTCAGGAGGTCGAGCAACTGGCGAGAGCCGAGCCCTACAGACGACTGGTCGGGGCTGAAGAGCACGCGGGCAGGATCGAACAGCCCCAGTTGTTCAAGCGAATCCCTGAAGCCCGACTGCCGCCGGACGGATCGCGGATCCTGACGCGCCCCAAGAAAACCGATACGTCTGTAACCCTGCTCTGCCAGGTGCCGGGCAGCCAGCGCCCCGGCAGCGGCATGATCGAAGCCCACCATCATATCGAGCGGATCAGGGCCGGTTTCGGTGATCTGCACCACCGGACAAGGTGCGGAACGCAGGAGCTTTCGGGTTGCTTCAGACTGGTCAATACCAGTTACGATCAACCCGGCGGGCCGCTGGGAAAGGAAAATCCTCAGCAAGCGCTCTTCTTCATCCTGACTGTAGCGGGAGTTGGAAATCTGAACCTGCAAGCCACCCTCTTCGGCAACATCGTAGATGCCCCGCAACGTACCGAGAAAGACCTTGTTGGTAACAGAAGGCAGGATAACACCGACCACATTTGAATTGCGGGAGGCCAGCGTGGAGGCTGCAGCATCCGGCAGATAGTCCAGTTCACGGATTGCTTCCTCCACGCGTGCACGGGTGGCGGCCTGCACCCTGTCAGGTGTGCGAAGCGCACGAGAAACGGTAATGGCACTGACGCCGGCGCGGGCCGCAACATCGGCGATTGTCGTACGTCCGGTGCTGCGGGGGCGTTTGGTCATTTGCTGGCTTCTGACGGCGTGTGGTCAGGTGAGCCTAGTGAAGCGGATCGCCAGAATCCAGACTCAGTGCTCACGCAGCAGCCGTGTTTTCTGCCGGTTCCAATCCCGTTTTTTCTCTGTCTCGCGCTTGTCGGCGACCTTCTTGCCTTTGGCCACGCCAAGCTTCACCTTCGCCAGGCCCTTGCCATTGAAATAAAGGGACAGCGGTACAAGCGTCATACCCTCGCGTCCCACAGCATTCCAAAGGCGGGAAAGTTCCCGCTTCGAAACCAGCAACTTGCGGCGTCGGCGCTCATCATGGCCGAAGGTCTTAGCCTTATCGTAGCCTTCGATATGTGCATTCACCAACCACAGCTCACCCTCTTTCACCTCAGCATAGCTTTCGGTGATCTGGGCATTTCCTTCCCTCAGAGATTTGACCTCGGAGCCTTCGAGCATGATGCCACATTCGAGATCACTCTCGATTGCATAGTTATACCGTGCCTTGCGGTTCTCCGCGATCGTGCGGGCGTTGGGTTTGCTGGGTTTCGTGGCCATGGCTGCCCATTTAAGCGCGGTGCGGGGGCAAGTCCAGTGGCTAGACCTGCTCCGCCGCTTCCGCAGCCAGTTCCGGCAGGCGTTCGTTGCCCTCCGGGCCGACAAAGACATAGGCAGCTGTATCCGTTCGCCACGTCGCCATCGTTACCCCCTCAAAATCCGTACTGCCGATGCCATCCGTCGCTCCGTTGCCGCTTTGCAGGAAACACAACGCAAAGACCGTGCCGTCCTCGGCCTTGTAGAGCAATTGTGCCACCGGCTTTCCGCCAGCTACCAGAAGGCGGGCACCCTCGAACGTGATGCCCTGTGCCGAAAGGTCGGGGATCGAAAAAGGCACGCCAGTGCGTGCGCCAATCCACTCTACAATATGGGCAGCCTCTTCCGGCGGAACTTCCGCGAGATGACGCGATTCCTGAGCATATACGCGGTGGTAATCCGCGACGTCGGCCATCCACCCCCGTTGGGCCACCACG of the Algicella marina genome contains:
- the smpB gene encoding SsrA-binding protein SmpB yields the protein MATKPSKPNARTIAENRKARYNYAIESDLECGIMLEGSEVKSLREGNAQITESYAEVKEGELWLVNAHIEGYDKAKTFGHDERRRRKLLVSKRELSRLWNAVGREGMTLVPLSLYFNGKGLAKVKLGVAKGKKVADKRETEKKRDWNRQKTRLLREH
- a CDS encoding LacI family DNA-binding transcriptional regulator codes for the protein MRRPTVHDIARVSGFSLATVDRVLNHRSGVRPATVEAVQKVVQDIGYVRDISAANLASGRVYRIAFILPEGDSSFLHSLCTEVEQRARAGLSERLAITLERVPPFDGAALSEALRKHSAETTNSVVIVGTDHPEISLEIERLAGEGVPTLTLISDLPGSGRKHYIGIANTMAGRAAASLLGRFTAGESRAKIAVLAGSLRLRDHQDRLRGFEAVLSNEFPSSAVVAVLEGQDDEKRAAGLLGECLKQHPDLAGIYSLGAGTRGVVAALLSTSARPKVIAHELTGTARTALREGMFDAVIHQSTRREVDACIRLSRSLIDGTPVDPLDAEIRTEIFLRDTIPPLIETESKL
- the xylB gene encoding xylulokinase — translated: MYLGLDLGTSGLKAVLIDENQVVAASATAPLAVKRPHPGWSEQDPWDWITAAEAVLSELQTEHPNLLAAVAGIGLSGQMHGATVLDSTDKPLRPAILWNDTRSHKEAAELDADPRFRSITGNIVFPGFTAPKLAWMRTNEPELFSKAARVLLPKDYLRLWLTGESVSDMSDSAGTSWLDVGARAWSSELLGATDLSEAHMPRLVEGTEVSGTLRPDLASRFGMQRAVVAGGGGDNAASAVGMGTVTPDAGFVSLGTSGVVFVSNARFSPDPASAVHAFCHSVPGQWHQMGVILSATDTLNWFSGLVGQEAAKLVDGLGSELNGPTGLTCLPYLAGERTPHNDAEIRGAFVGLGHETDAGVMTEAVLEGISFALADNLAALSSAGAAPRRLMAVGGGSRSSLWLKMLATILDMPIDVPQDGDFGGAFGAARLGLIAATGASVTDVCTPPPVAASIDPVASLSEAYKSAYARYRALYPAVKGLPR
- a CDS encoding LacI family DNA-binding transcriptional regulator, translated to MTKRPRSTGRTTIADVAARAGVSAITVSRALRTPDRVQAATRARVEEAIRELDYLPDAAASTLASRNSNVVGVILPSVTNKVFLGTLRGIYDVAEEGGLQVQISNSRYSQDEEERLLRIFLSQRPAGLIVTGIDQSEATRKLLRSAPCPVVQITETGPDPLDMMVGFDHAAAGALAARHLAEQGYRRIGFLGARQDPRSVRRQSGFRDSLEQLGLFDPARVLFSPDQSSVGLGSRQLLDLLRVDPKADAVLCNNDDLALGALFACQRQGLDVPNRFGICGFNDVEFMAFTSPSLTSVRTPRRQIGIRAMRLIMARIDDPAAVFAPEHLAVELSQRRSTGRDEDATSTPG
- the xylA gene encoding xylose isomerase, producing the protein MTTGFFGDITPIQYEGPDSTNELAYRHYNPEEVVLGKTLKEHLRFAVAYWHSLVWPGGDPFGGQTFERPWYGDTLDHARRKADVAFEMFSLLGAPYFCFHDADIRPEGTDFAENTSNLNAIVDYFGPKMEETGTKLLWGTANLFSHRRYMSGAATNPDPEVFAFAAATVKTCIDATHRLGGENYVLWGGREGYETLLNTDIGREDAQAGRFLNMVVDYKHKIGFRGTILIEPKPQEPTKHQYDYDVATVYGFLKRHGLENEVKLNIEQGHAILAGHSFEHELHLARALGILGSIDMNRNDYQSGWDTDQFPNNVPEMALAYYEILKNGGLGTGGTNFDSKLRRQSIDPQDLLIGHIGGMDCCARGLKAAAAMLEDGALETPLKARYAGWDDGIGTEIQAGMDLESLAAKVEGGINPQPVSGRQEALENIVNRYV
- a CDS encoding anti-sigma factor family protein, with the translated sequence MTELNDTLRARLSAFLDGELSPAESDAVALLAEKDPEIAAELESLQSTDDALKAAFDDLLSEPVPLDLVRSIADPEEPSSATTPEAANLPSAPGRWGFGAIAAGIAALAVTGLLSGYAGYTLAPEKTVVAQRGWMADVADYHRVYAQESRHLAEVPPEEAAHIVEWIGARTGVPFSIPDLSAQGITFEGARLLVAGGKPVAQLLYKAEDGTVFALCFLQSGNGATDGIGSTDFEGVTMATWRTDTAAYVFVGPEGNERLPELAAEAAEQV